In Herbinix luporum, a single window of DNA contains:
- a CDS encoding UvrD-helicase domain-containing protein produces the protein MAWTKAQQKVIDTRNKNLLVSAAAGSGKTAVLVERIISMISEGEKPLDIDQLLVVTFTNAAAAQMRDRIGKALDRKLIEEPDKVHLQKQLSLLQSAHITTIHSFCLNVIRNYFHHIDLDPSFKLADESEITLMKSDIISEVLEKWYEEGSKDFLKLIESYSRYKSDLPVEELVLSLYNFAMSNPWPKLWLEKIQESFKLESIDDMNKAKWMKELLDYISIVLGDLLKKIDAAIEICNEVDGPEAYLPALVSDRTMIEELMKESSYEGYGEAFFKISFVRLSSKRQADVSPEKKDRVKALREEVKKAIKDLTNQFFFQSAEEMYNDLKSVSGVMEVLSKLTLDFMEAFAAKKEEKNILDFNDLEHFALSILVEEKEGKIIPTKAAMELSEQFEEILIDEYQDSNLVQETILQSISRENIGVYNRFMVGDVKQSIYKFRLAMPEIFLEKLKTYGTYDQDDEGNINPTQRIDLDKNFRSRKVVLDFVNDIFEQIMTESVGGVVYDEAASLKYGELFEELLPKEEAEKLTDKVKARISKDVELILVSEEEDESEDGLKGDTGQNKEVILQESDEDEIQYTKKELEARAVAKRIKEIIDPDKGLLLIDKDEEGNIIHRPAKLKDIVILLRTMTGWADVFVNTLMQEGIPAYADTGTGYFQTSEIMTLLNMLRIIDNPRQDIPFAGVLYSPIGGFSSDELAQIRLMDKSSTMYSAALAYANEGSNEAIKDKLKVFLDMLHKLRDMVKYTPIHELIQEVLDMTGYAYYVMAMPGGDRRKANIDMLISHAVRFEKGTYSGLFHFIRYIEKLHKYEVDFGEASISGEHDDTVRIMSIHKSKGLEFPVVFVSGLSKQFNMQDQRSSILLHVDYGVGPDYIDLENRTKVNTLLKKVIQKKSLIDSLGEELRVLYVAMTRAKEKLIMTGYLKSMEDLYVKKDFSFFELTSVKNYLDLVLPAMNNKPRDYMDIKVYKKQDIIYEDMVKQVFLQNDQEELDNRIINQKRNENIQNEIKERLNFDYPYSKEANLRVKLTVSELKKIGQFIDDEDSEILFDRRLEEADNVGTEEKKSAINENQYVPNFAKEASEQISGTDRGTLYHKVLELLDLSKVNDYKDLLWELDGMIEAGKITKEDMAKLNLKNIFRYSQSNIAKRVMKAQAAGKLYKEKQFVIGLKAKDIYPDQDSEELVLIQGIIDVYFEEEGELVLLDYKSDIAHNEKQLLDRYKIQLIYYKKALEQILNKKVKEMVIYSLYLGKEIPVKE, from the coding sequence ATGGCTTGGACTAAAGCACAACAGAAGGTCATAGATACAAGAAATAAGAATCTATTGGTTTCTGCAGCGGCAGGTTCCGGTAAAACTGCGGTTTTGGTGGAAAGGATTATTTCAATGATTTCAGAGGGAGAAAAACCCCTAGACATTGATCAGCTTCTTGTGGTTACCTTTACCAATGCTGCAGCCGCTCAGATGAGGGATAGGATAGGTAAGGCTCTTGATAGAAAACTTATTGAAGAACCGGATAAGGTTCACCTGCAAAAACAACTTTCCCTACTGCAAAGTGCCCATATCACTACAATACATAGTTTCTGCCTAAATGTTATAAGAAACTATTTTCATCATATAGACCTTGATCCTTCTTTCAAACTGGCAGATGAATCTGAGATTACCCTGATGAAATCTGATATTATATCAGAGGTATTGGAAAAATGGTATGAAGAGGGCAGCAAAGATTTTCTTAAGCTTATTGAGAGTTATTCCCGTTACAAATCCGACCTTCCCGTAGAGGAGTTGGTACTGTCCTTATATAATTTTGCTATGAGTAATCCTTGGCCTAAGCTTTGGTTGGAAAAAATTCAAGAAAGCTTTAAACTTGAATCTATTGATGATATGAATAAGGCCAAATGGATGAAAGAATTATTAGATTATATATCTATAGTACTTGGTGATTTGTTAAAAAAGATAGATGCAGCCATAGAAATATGCAATGAAGTGGACGGACCAGAGGCTTATCTTCCGGCTCTTGTCAGTGATAGGACCATGATTGAAGAGCTTATGAAAGAAAGCTCTTATGAAGGCTATGGAGAAGCTTTTTTTAAGATATCATTTGTACGGCTGTCATCAAAAAGACAGGCTGATGTATCCCCGGAAAAAAAAGATAGGGTAAAAGCCTTAAGGGAGGAAGTTAAAAAGGCTATAAAGGATCTTACTAATCAGTTTTTCTTTCAATCTGCAGAAGAAATGTATAATGATCTTAAGTCTGTTAGTGGGGTAATGGAGGTATTATCAAAGCTTACCCTGGATTTTATGGAAGCTTTTGCAGCTAAAAAAGAAGAAAAAAATATTTTGGATTTTAATGATTTGGAGCATTTTGCCCTAAGCATATTAGTAGAGGAAAAAGAGGGGAAAATAATTCCCACAAAAGCCGCTATGGAACTTAGTGAGCAATTTGAAGAAATATTAATAGATGAATATCAAGACAGTAACCTGGTTCAAGAAACAATTCTTCAAAGTATATCAAGGGAAAATATTGGAGTATATAATCGATTTATGGTGGGAGATGTAAAGCAAAGCATTTATAAATTCCGCCTAGCCATGCCTGAGATATTTCTTGAAAAGCTAAAAACTTATGGAACTTATGACCAGGATGATGAGGGCAATATAAATCCTACCCAAAGAATAGATCTTGATAAGAACTTTAGAAGCAGGAAAGTAGTTTTAGACTTTGTAAATGATATCTTTGAACAGATTATGACTGAGTCTGTGGGAGGAGTTGTTTACGATGAAGCGGCTTCCTTAAAATATGGAGAATTATTTGAAGAACTGCTTCCTAAAGAAGAGGCTGAAAAACTCACAGATAAGGTAAAGGCAAGAATATCAAAAGATGTGGAACTGATACTTGTATCAGAGGAAGAAGATGAGAGTGAAGATGGCCTAAAGGGTGATACCGGTCAGAATAAGGAAGTTATATTGCAAGAATCAGATGAGGATGAAATCCAATATACTAAGAAAGAATTAGAAGCAAGAGCAGTAGCAAAACGTATTAAGGAAATTATAGATCCGGATAAGGGGCTGCTTTTGATTGATAAAGATGAGGAAGGTAATATAATTCACCGGCCGGCCAAACTTAAAGATATAGTAATCCTACTTCGTACCATGACAGGATGGGCTGATGTTTTTGTAAATACCCTGATGCAGGAAGGAATCCCTGCTTATGCCGATACCGGAACAGGTTATTTTCAGACTTCAGAGATTATGACCCTATTAAATATGTTAAGGATTATTGATAATCCCAGGCAGGATATACCTTTTGCCGGAGTCTTATATTCTCCTATTGGGGGTTTTTCATCTGATGAGCTGGCTCAAATTAGGCTTATGGATAAAAGTTCAACAATGTATAGTGCAGCTTTAGCTTATGCCAATGAAGGTTCTAATGAAGCCATAAAGGATAAACTAAAGGTATTTTTAGATATGCTTCATAAACTGCGGGATATGGTAAAATATACTCCCATCCATGAACTGATTCAAGAAGTTTTGGATATGACCGGATATGCTTATTATGTTATGGCTATGCCCGGAGGGGATAGAAGGAAAGCAAATATCGACATGTTGATTTCCCATGCAGTCAGGTTTGAAAAAGGCACTTATAGCGGTTTGTTTCACTTTATCCGTTATATAGAAAAGCTTCATAAATATGAAGTGGATTTTGGAGAAGCCTCTATTTCCGGAGAACATGATGATACGGTAAGGATTATGAGTATACACAAAAGTAAGGGGCTGGAATTTCCGGTTGTATTTGTAAGCGGTCTAAGTAAACAGTTTAATATGCAGGATCAAAGAAGCAGTATTTTACTTCATGTTGATTACGGGGTAGGACCTGATTATATTGATCTCGAGAATAGGACTAAGGTTAATACCCTACTTAAGAAAGTAATCCAGAAAAAAAGCCTGATTGACAGTCTAGGTGAAGAACTTAGGGTTCTATATGTGGCCATGACAAGGGCTAAAGAAAAACTTATTATGACCGGATATTTAAAATCCATGGAAGATTTATATGTGAAGAAAGATTTCTCCTTCTTTGAACTTACATCAGTGAAAAATTATCTGGACTTGGTCCTTCCTGCCATGAATAATAAGCCTAGGGATTATATGGACATTAAAGTTTATAAAAAGCAGGATATTATTTATGAAGATATGGTTAAGCAGGTCTTTCTGCAAAATGATCAAGAAGAGTTAGATAACCGTATAATTAATCAGAAAAGAAATGAAAATATTCAAAATGAGATTAAGGAAAGACTTAATTTTGACTATCCTTATTCTAAAGAAGCAAATCTTAGGGTAAAACTGACGGTATCAGAGTTAAAAAAGATTGGGCAATTTATTGATGATGAGGATAGTGAGATATTATTTGATCGCAGGCTAGAAGAAGCGGATAATGTAGGGACCGAGGAAAAGAAAAGTGCCATTAATGAAAACCAATATGTTCCCAACTTTGCTAAGGAAGCTAGTGAGCAAATATCCGGTACGGACCGGGGTACTCTTTATCATAAGGTGCTGGAACTTTTAGATCTTAGTAAGGTAAATGATTACAAGGATTTACTATGGGAACTGGATGGTATGATAGAAGCCGGAAAAATTACAAAAGAGGATATGGCTAAACTTAACCTTAAGAATATATTTAGATACAGCCAGAGTAATATAGCCAAAAGGGTGATGAAGGCTCAGGCAGCAGGAAAGCTGTATAAAGAAAAACAATTTGTCATAGGATTAAAGGCAAAGGATATATATCCTGATCAGGATAGCGAGGAGCTTGTTCTTATTCAAGGAATTATTGATGTGTACTTTGAAGAGGAGGGCGAGCTGGTTCTTCTTGATTATAAATCAGACATTGCTCATAATGAAAAACAGCTACTTGACAGATATAAGATACAGCTTATTTACTATAAAAAAGCATTGGAACAGATATTAAATAAAAAGGTTAAGGAAATGGTTATCTACTCCCTTTACCTAGGAAAAGAAATCCCGGTTAAAGAATGA